A window of Castanea sativa cultivar Marrone di Chiusa Pesio chromosome 1, ASM4071231v1 contains these coding sequences:
- the LOC142641046 gene encoding ribosomal RNA-processing protein 8 has product MEEVRTQTKKRKRNKPRKSQNNNNPSHQKNKVTHEPNQSSSALAHPTKSSTFLDKMRARLSGGHFRMINEKLYTCSGKEALDYFKDDPALFDMYHTGYQEQMSHWPEQPVNIIMKWLKNHNPSLVVADFGCGDGRLAKNVKNKVFSFDLVSNDPSVIACDMSKTPLDSSVIDVAVFCLSLMGTNYQNYLKEAHRVLKPCGWLLIAEVKSRFDPNTGGADPKKFSKAVCDLGFSSVLQDYSNKMFVLLYFKKKDKQKSEMQEIEWPELKPCLYKRR; this is encoded by the exons ATGGAGGAGGTGAGGACGCAGACCAAAAAGCGAAAGAGGAACAAACCTCGCAAATCTCAGAACAACAACAACCCTTCtcatcaaaaaaacaaagtaacCCATGAACCCAACCAATCTTCTTCTGCTCTTGCCCACCCCACAAAATCCTCCACCTTTCTCGACAAA ATGAGAGCAAGATTATCAGGAGGGCATTTCAGGATGATAAACGAAAAGCTCTACACTTgcag TGGGAAAGAGGCACTTGACTATTTCAAAGATGACCCTGCATTATTTGATATG TATCATACAGGGTACCAGGAGCAAATGTCTCACTGGCCCGAACAACCGGTTAATATAATCATGAAATGGCTAAAGAATCACAACCCTTCTTTGGTTGTAGCTGATTTTGGCTGTG GGGATGGACGCCTTGCTAAAAATGTGAAGAATAAAGTATTCTCCTTTGATCTTGTCTCAAATGATCCCTCAGTAATTGCTTGTGACATGTCTAAG ACACCCCTCGATTCTTCAGTCATTGATGTTGCTGTTTTCTGCCTTTCGCTTATGGGAACTAACTACCAAAATTACCTTAAGGAAGCACACAGAGTCCTTAAGCCATG CGGTTGGCTTTTGATAGCTGAAGTAAAAAGCAGGTTTGATCCAAATACTGGAGGAGCAGACCCAAAAAAGTTCTCAAAAGCTGTCTGTGACCTAGGCTTTTCCTCTGTGTTACAG GACTACTCAAATAAgatgtttgttttgttatacTTCAAGAAAAAG GATAAGCAAAAATCAGAGATGCAGGAAATCGAATGGCCCGAGCTAAAACCTTGTTTGTACAAGCGCCGCTAA
- the LOC142632393 gene encoding cation/H(+) antiporter 15-like — protein sequence MAGVVVPTNTTNDSLVCYAPTMITTNGIWQGLQGGVLLGPSVLGKSLTFANTIFPLRSVMVIETMANVGLLYFLFLVGVEMDLTVIRRTGKRAVTIALAGMVLPFTIAIIFSFILHRKDTGMSQGTYILFLGVSVSVTSFPVLARILAELKLINTELGKIALSSALVSDVCAWILLALALALSENRSVTPLASLWVILSCISFVVFFIFVVRPAIIWMINRTPEGESFSDFHICLIITGVMISGFITDAIGTHSVFGAFVFGLIIPNGQLGVTLIEKLEDFVSGLLLPLFFAISGLKTNIGAIGGLRYWVFLMLIIFLSCVGKIAGTLLVSFFYQMPAREGITLGSLMNTKGLIEMIVLNVGREQKVLDDRLFAQLVIATIIMTGVVVPSVTTIYRPARRFTSYKRRTIQSSKEDAELRVLTCIHTPRNVPTIINLLEASNPTKKSPICVYVLHLVELTGRASAMLIVHNTRKSGKPALNRTQAQSDHIIHAFENYEQHAAGCVSVQPLTAISPYSTMHEDICNLAEDKRVGLIIIPFHKQQTVDGGMEATNPAFRTVNQNVLANAPCSVGILVDRGLNGSTVRLAANQVSHHIAVLFFGGPDDREALCYAWRMSQHPGISLTVLRFIPGEDANEPAVQSRSNHNDSRMLTIETDNEREKRLDEELINEFRMNTSNNESIVYTKEVVNNGEETVAVIRSMESIHDLFIVGRGQGMISPLTAGLTDWSECPELGAIGDMLASSDFAATVSVLVVQQYVGMGLEGDELPGSITPDSTRHVNEQHDRRSMTPGQNAFSP from the exons ATGGCGGGGGTAGTGGTACCAACGAACACAACAAACGACTCATTAGTCTGCTATGCACCAACCATGATAACAACAAATGGTATATGGCAAG GTCTACAGGGTGGAGTGCTATTGGGGCCATCAGTGCTTGGAAAAAGCTTAACCTTTGCCAACACAATATTTCCTCTAAGAAGTGTAATGGTGATTGAGACAATGGCAAATGTGGGTCTACTTTACTTCCTCTTCCTGGTTGGAGTGGAGATGGACCTTACAGTAATCCGGCGTACTGGAAAAAGGGCAGTGACTATTGCACTTGCTGGTATGGTTTTGCCATTCACCATAGCTATCATCTTCTCCTTCATTCTGCACAGAAAAGATACAGGCATGTCACAAGGGACATACATCCTCTTCCTTGGTGTTTCCGTCTCTGTCACCTCATTCCCAGTGCTTGCTCGAATTCTTGCTGAGCTTAAACTCATAAATACAGAGCTTGGCAAGATAGCCTTATCATCAGCTCTAGTCAGTGATGTGTGTGCTTGGATTCTATTAGCTTTAGCCCTTGCCTTGTCTGAGAACCGAAGTGTAACTCCTTTAGCTTCCCTATGGGTGATACTGTCATGCATATCGTTTGTTgtcttcttcatttttgttgTCCGTCCAGCAATCATATGGATGATCAACAGAACCCCAGAAGGCGAAAGCTTCAGTGACTTCCATATATGTCTCATTATTACTGGGGTTATGATCTCGGGCTTTATTACAGATGCCATTGGAACACATTCTGTGTTTGGAGCTTTTGTGTTTGGCTTGATAATTCCAAATGGACAACTTGGAGTTACTCTCATAGAAAAGCTTGAGGACTTCGTTTCCGGCCTTCTGCTCCCTCTCTTCTTTGCCATTAGCGGGCTGAAGACTAATATAGGAGCTATAGGGGGACTCAGATACTGGGTCTTTCTAAtgcttatcatttttctttcctgTGTCGGCAAAATTGCAGGAACTCTTCTCGTTTCATTCTTTTACCAGATGCCGGCACGTGAAGGCATTACTCTTGGTTCGCTCATGAACACAAAAGGCCTTATTGAAATGATTGTGCTGAACGTTGGGAGGGAACAGAAG GTGTTAGATGACAGGTTATTTGCACAACTGGTGATAGCAACCATAATTATGACTGGAGTCGTCGTGCCCTCTGTAACAACAATTTACAGGCCAGCAAGGAGGTTCACATCATACAAAAGGCGAACTATCCAAAGTTCAAAAGAAGATGCAGAATTAAGAGTACTTACTTGCATTCACACTCCTCGAAATGTCCCAACAATCATCAACCTCCTTGAAGCCTCTAACCCCACCAAAAAATCTCCAATATGCGTCTATGTGCTCCACTTAGTGGAACTCACGGGGCGTGCATCTGCTATGCTTATAGTCCATAACACCCGGAAATCAGGCAAACCAGCCCTCAACCGGACCCAAGCTCAGTCTGACCACATCATCCATGCATTCGAGAACTATGAGCAGCATGCTGCTGGTTGTGTCTCTGTTCAGCCCCTCACTGCAATTTCCCCTTACTCTACCATGCACGAAGACATCTGCAATTTAGCAGAAGACAAACGAGTCGGCCTCATAATCATCCCTTTCCACAAACAACAAACTGTTGATGGCGGGATGGAAGCTACAAACCCAGCCTTTCGAACTGTGAACCAGAATGTACTAGCAAATGCACCTTGCTCAGTTGGAATTCTTGTTGACAGAGGCCTAAACGGCTCGACTGTACGTTTGGCTGCAAACCAGGTATCTCACCACATAGCTGTGCTATTCTTTGGCGGACCAGATGATAGAGAAGCACTATGCTATGCATGGAGAATGTCCCAACATCCTGGAATAAGCCTAACAGTACTGCGGTTCATTCCTGGTGAGGATGCAAATGAGCCTGCAGTTCAGTCCAGAAGCAATCACAACGACTCAAGGATGTTAACAATTGAAACAGacaatgaaagagaaaagagacTTGATGAGGAGCTTATAAATGAGTTTAGGATGAACACCTCGAACAATGAATCAATCGTGTATACCAAGGAAGTAGTGAATAATGGAGAGGAGACCGTGGCGGTGATAAGGTCGATGGAAAGCATTCATGACCTGTTCATTGTTGGGAGAGGTCAAGGAATGATATCACCACTTACAGCAGGACTAACTGACTGGAGTGAGTGCCCAGAGCTGGGTGCAATAGGGGATATGCTAGCTTCGTCTGATTTTGCAGCCACTGTTTCTGTTTTGGTGGTGCAACAGTATGTTGGGATGGGGCTGGAAGGGGATGAGCTGCCTGGCTCCATCACACCTGATAGCACACGACATGTGAATGAGCAGCACGACCGCCGCTCAATGACACCGGGGCAAAATGCATTTAGCCCATGA